A genomic segment from Pseudomonas sp. S09G 359 encodes:
- a CDS encoding diguanylate cyclase: MSDDAQRWKEKYLKSIEQQEKLERRWAARLDLLRRGLVRSTLAAEGTDRAVDQCMKEMRDVVRTDDMDAALAALLPRLEKAVLDSEQRRETRVEQISTALTSLVTQLQKLPLPREVARPLKTFAKQLDGRVSQAREIPLLLSELSGLQGQALDNLEPDGETPRPGPGLLQRLFGTKDVANETVAGETVASETAPGQAPQPVAPKPAAEPQPPEQSEQSEELAQALRAFAPQPQEPVAVQSEPAAPAKPAEVAGETFVYEAPAQAAPVEVPVAAVVPAEPKAPEPQAEEPATESALAAFIETPAAQVETPDETVIGSLSLPPVLETEEPDPDEMQSDGPYSLPDSPEPSYSSVAKHIEDTLLGLLEELSLPERHRPQAEAMRERLAHGLNWYELLPILDDLAVLMLAITDSGQHEFEAYLKQLNERLEAFQGHLQVASDGHADSSSAARELDTQIREQVDGLQSSVQEAADLDSLKHVLESHLEGLLGTMDEHQHQRDQREQEVAARLKGLAERVAHMEQEAQGYREHLEVQRQKALIDPLTGLPNRAAWSERLDQEVNLWHQRGNSLSLAMLDLDHFKRINDGYGHLAGDKVLKIIANVLRKRLRPNDFIARFGGEEFVLLMPNSALTDALAAGDVLRAAIEACPFHFKGEPVTITVSMGVAQFQPGERSDLALKRADAALYRAKAAGRNQVQAA; this comes from the coding sequence ATGAGCGACGACGCCCAGCGCTGGAAAGAAAAATACCTGAAAAGCATCGAGCAACAAGAAAAGCTCGAACGCCGCTGGGCTGCCCGCCTCGACCTGCTGCGCCGAGGTTTGGTGCGCAGTACGCTGGCGGCTGAAGGTACCGACCGCGCGGTCGACCAATGCATGAAGGAAATGCGCGATGTTGTCCGCACGGACGACATGGACGCGGCGCTCGCGGCCTTGCTGCCGCGCCTGGAAAAAGCCGTACTCGATTCCGAGCAGCGCCGCGAAACCCGGGTGGAGCAGATCAGCACCGCGCTGACCTCGCTGGTGACCCAGCTGCAAAAACTGCCGCTGCCGCGTGAGGTTGCGCGCCCGCTGAAGACCTTTGCCAAGCAACTGGACGGGCGCGTCAGCCAGGCCCGTGAGATCCCGTTGTTGCTCAGCGAGTTGAGCGGTCTGCAAGGCCAGGCCCTGGATAACCTCGAGCCGGACGGCGAAACGCCACGCCCTGGACCGGGCCTGTTGCAACGCCTGTTTGGCACCAAGGACGTCGCGAACGAGACGGTGGCCGGCGAAACCGTGGCCAGCGAAACAGCCCCTGGCCAAGCGCCACAACCGGTTGCGCCCAAACCAGCAGCCGAGCCCCAGCCGCCCGAGCAATCCGAGCAATCCGAGGAGCTCGCCCAGGCGTTGCGCGCCTTTGCGCCGCAGCCTCAAGAGCCGGTTGCCGTGCAGTCGGAGCCCGCAGCACCGGCCAAGCCGGCCGAGGTCGCCGGCGAGACATTTGTCTACGAAGCCCCGGCGCAAGCGGCGCCAGTGGAAGTACCTGTAGCGGCCGTAGTGCCTGCCGAGCCCAAGGCGCCCGAACCTCAGGCTGAGGAGCCTGCTACCGAAAGCGCCCTCGCCGCCTTTATCGAAACGCCAGCGGCCCAGGTCGAAACGCCCGATGAGACGGTTATCGGCAGCCTGTCGCTGCCTCCCGTACTGGAGACCGAAGAGCCCGATCCCGACGAAATGCAATCGGACGGCCCCTACTCCTTGCCGGATTCGCCGGAGCCGTCCTATAGCTCCGTGGCCAAGCACATCGAAGACACCCTGCTCGGCCTGCTGGAAGAGCTGTCGTTGCCCGAGCGCCATCGACCCCAGGCCGAAGCCATGCGCGAGCGCTTGGCGCACGGCTTGAACTGGTACGAACTGCTGCCGATCCTCGATGACCTGGCGGTGCTGATGCTGGCGATCACCGACAGCGGCCAGCATGAGTTCGAGGCCTACCTCAAGCAGCTCAACGAGCGCCTCGAAGCCTTTCAGGGCCACTTGCAGGTTGCCAGCGACGGCCACGCCGACAGCAGCTCCGCCGCGCGTGAGCTGGACACGCAGATCCGTGAACAGGTCGATGGCCTGCAAAGCAGTGTGCAAGAAGCTGCCGACCTGGACAGCCTCAAGCATGTGCTGGAAAGCCACCTCGAAGGCTTGCTTGGCACCATGGACGAGCACCAGCATCAACGTGACCAGCGCGAGCAGGAAGTGGCGGCGCGCCTGAAGGGCTTGGCCGAGCGCGTCGCCCACATGGAGCAGGAAGCCCAAGGCTATCGCGAACACCTCGAAGTGCAGCGGCAGAAAGCCCTGATCGACCCCCTGACCGGGCTGCCCAACCGCGCGGCCTGGAGCGAGCGCCTCGACCAAGAGGTCAACCTCTGGCACCAGCGCGGCAACAGCCTGTCGCTGGCGATGCTGGATCTGGACCACTTCAAGCGTATCAACGATGGCTATGGCCACCTTGCCGGGGACAAGGTGTTGAAGATTATCGCCAACGTGCTGCGCAAGCGCCTGCGCCCGAACGACTTTATCGCGCGGTTTGGCGGTGAAGAGTTTGTGCTGCTGATGCCGAACTCAGCCCTGACGGACGCCCTGGCGGCAGGCGACGTGCTGCGCGCGGCGATCGAAGCGTGCCCGTTTCATTTCAAGGGTGAGCCGGTGACGATCACGGTTTCCATGGGCGTGGCGCAGTTCCAGCCGGGCGAGCGCAGCGACTTGGCGCTCAAACGTGCGGATGCGGCGTTGTACCGGGCCAAGGCTGCAGGGCGCAACCAGGTGCAGGCGGCATAA
- a CDS encoding N-acetylmuramoyl-L-alanine amidase, whose translation MKSLCFAFMFLLLAGCASGPRLDTSHPSVNYDNRVQFVVVHYTSTNLERSLALLTHGQVSAHYLIGDDASATVYKLVDESKRAWHAGESEWMGRTWLNSSSIGIEIVNPGYKDTPTGRLWYPYSEAQVKSLVVLLKDISQRNGIDPKNIIGHSDIAPLRKLDPGPLFPWKHLADEGLGVWPDAQAVARFQVQYAAELPSISWFQQELAHLGYQTPQTGELDVATRHVIAAFQMHFRPALFDGAPDAESAAILRALNRG comes from the coding sequence ATGAAATCCTTGTGCTTCGCCTTTATGTTTCTCCTGCTCGCGGGCTGCGCCAGTGGCCCGCGCCTGGACACCAGCCACCCTTCGGTCAACTACGACAACCGGGTGCAGTTTGTGGTCGTCCATTACACCTCGACCAACCTGGAACGCTCCCTGGCCCTGCTCACCCACGGCCAGGTCAGTGCCCATTACCTGATCGGCGATGACGCCTCCGCCACCGTCTACAAGCTGGTCGATGAGAGCAAGCGCGCCTGGCATGCCGGGGAAAGCGAATGGATGGGGCGTACCTGGCTCAATTCCAGCTCCATCGGCATTGAGATTGTGAACCCTGGCTACAAGGACACACCGACCGGCCGCTTGTGGTACCCGTACTCGGAGGCGCAAGTGAAATCCCTGGTGGTGTTGCTCAAGGACATCAGCCAGCGTAACGGCATCGACCCCAAGAACATCATTGGGCACAGCGATATCGCGCCCCTGCGCAAACTCGACCCGGGCCCACTGTTCCCTTGGAAGCATCTGGCCGATGAAGGCTTGGGCGTGTGGCCGGATGCGCAGGCGGTGGCGCGTTTCCAGGTGCAATACGCCGCCGAGCTGCCAAGCATTAGCTGGTTCCAGCAAGAGCTGGCGCATTTGGGCTACCAGACACCGCAGACCGGGGAACTGGATGTGGCGACGCGCCACGTGATTGCCGCGTTCCAGATGCATTTCCGGCCGGCATTGTTTGATGGCGCCCCAGATGCGGAAAGTGCTGCGATCCTGCGCGCATTGAACCGCGGTTAA